The Methylomagnum ishizawai genome has a window encoding:
- a CDS encoding TOBE domain-containing protein, translating into MSHPVPESTLPALVQGELTLIGGLNERLFRLLAAIASTGSITQAARAIGMSYKGAWELIDRANNLSPELLVDSSPGGRAGGGTRLTPAGQELLNLFQRLQEEHRTFLDRLNRELAANPNFRFLHRRFGMKSSARNQLFGNVKRVVPGAVNAEAIIALKGGDELVAAVTHKSVEALGIEAGREVVALVKAPQVIVVKDFGGYRLSARNQLAGVVERVQRGAVSAEVVIKLAGGDALAASITNDSVDQLDIKEGEAATAVFKAGAVILGVAER; encoded by the coding sequence ATGTCCCATCCCGTCCCGGAATCCACCCTGCCCGCCCTGGTCCAGGGCGAACTCACCCTGATCGGCGGCCTCAACGAACGGCTGTTCCGCCTGCTCGCCGCCATCGCCAGCACCGGCTCCATCACCCAGGCCGCCCGCGCCATCGGCATGAGCTACAAAGGGGCCTGGGAGTTGATCGACCGCGCCAACAACCTCTCGCCGGAACTCCTGGTGGACAGCAGTCCCGGTGGCCGGGCCGGCGGCGGTACCCGGCTGACCCCGGCCGGCCAGGAATTGCTCAACCTGTTCCAACGGCTGCAAGAGGAACACCGGACCTTCCTCGACCGGCTCAACCGGGAATTGGCCGCCAACCCCAACTTTAGATTCCTGCACCGCCGCTTCGGGATGAAATCCAGCGCCCGCAACCAGTTGTTCGGCAACGTCAAGCGCGTGGTGCCGGGCGCGGTGAACGCGGAGGCGATCATCGCGCTCAAGGGCGGCGACGAATTGGTCGCCGCCGTGACCCACAAATCGGTGGAAGCCTTGGGGATCGAAGCCGGCCGGGAAGTGGTGGCCCTGGTCAAAGCGCCACAGGTCATCGTGGTCAAGGATTTCGGCGGCTACCGGCTCTCGGCCCGCAACCAGTTGGCGGGCGTCGTCGAGCGGGTGCAACGCGGGGCGGTCAGCGCGGAAGTGGTCATCAAGCTGGCGGGCGGGGATGCCCTGGCCGCCAGCATCACCAACGACAGCGTGGACCAATTGGATATCAAGGAGGGCGAGGCGGCGACCGCCGTGTTCAAAGCGGGGGCGGTGATCCTGGGCGTCGCCGAGCGGTAG
- a CDS encoding rhomboid family intramembrane serine protease, producing the protein MFPLRDENPTLGRPLALLLIIGLNIFSWVFIQGLGADEPLARSLCELGLIPGDLLGRVPPGTVIPLNEHLGCELEDEGSLPTLFTHMFLHGGWFHLIGNLWFLWVFGDNIEDCMGPLRFVVFYLLCGLAAAAAQILSDPATTAPMVGASGAIGGVMGAYARLYPHARIHTLIFLGFFFTTVSVPAIGMLGYWFILQLAGGMPGLHGAGGGVAFWAHVGGFLAGLVLVGPMQRPGYLAEHRRRFFGGYRW; encoded by the coding sequence ATGTTCCCATTGCGCGACGAGAACCCCACCCTGGGCAGGCCGCTGGCCTTGCTCCTCATCATCGGGCTCAATATTTTCAGTTGGGTCTTCATCCAAGGCTTGGGCGCGGACGAACCCCTGGCCCGCTCATTATGCGAACTCGGCTTGATTCCGGGCGACCTCCTGGGCCGGGTGCCGCCCGGCACCGTCATCCCGTTGAACGAGCATCTGGGCTGCGAATTGGAGGACGAAGGCTCCCTGCCCACCCTGTTCACCCATATGTTCCTGCACGGCGGTTGGTTCCATCTCATCGGCAATCTGTGGTTCCTCTGGGTGTTCGGCGACAACATCGAGGATTGCATGGGGCCGTTGCGGTTCGTGGTGTTCTATCTCCTGTGCGGGCTGGCGGCGGCGGCGGCGCAAATCCTCTCCGACCCGGCCACCACCGCGCCCATGGTCGGGGCTTCCGGGGCCATCGGCGGGGTGATGGGCGCTTATGCCCGGCTCTATCCGCACGCACGCATCCATACCTTGATCTTCCTTGGATTTTTCTTCACCACGGTTTCGGTGCCCGCCATCGGGATGCTGGGCTATTGGTTCATCCTGCAATTGGCGGGCGGGATGCCGGGGCTGCACGGCGCGGGTGGCGGCGTGGCGTTCTGGGCGCATGTGGGCGGCTTCCTGGCGGGCTTGGTCCTGGTCGGGCCGATGCAGAGGCCGGGCTATCTGGCCGAACATCGGCGGCGCTTTTTCGGCGGCTATCGCTGGTGA
- a CDS encoding NAD(P)H-dependent oxidoreductase: MTILIQFIHPYPERSRANHAVLDALRDLPGARVNDLYALYPNFYIDIQREQALLMEADVVLFQHPFYWYGCPALLKEWIDVVLEQDFAYGAKGLALRGKRWLHSVTTGMPATAYAPDGINGIAVADLLKPFELTARFCGMTWLEPMVFHGAYAADEAQMARHGRALRRRLETLA; encoded by the coding sequence ATGACCATCCTGATACAGTTCATCCATCCCTACCCCGAACGCTCGCGGGCCAACCACGCCGTGCTGGACGCCCTGCGCGACCTGCCCGGTGCCCGCGTCAACGATCTCTACGCGCTCTATCCCAATTTCTACATCGATATCCAACGCGAGCAAGCCCTCTTGATGGAAGCCGATGTGGTGCTGTTCCAGCATCCTTTCTATTGGTATGGCTGCCCGGCCCTGCTCAAGGAGTGGATCGACGTGGTACTGGAACAGGATTTCGCCTATGGCGCGAAGGGACTGGCCCTGCGCGGCAAACGCTGGCTGCACAGCGTCACCACCGGGATGCCCGCCACCGCCTACGCGCCCGATGGCATCAACGGCATCGCCGTCGCCGACCTGCTGAAACCCTTCGAACTGACCGCCCGCTTCTGCGGCATGACCTGGCTTGAACCCATGGTTTTCCACGGTGCCTACGCTGCCGACGAGGCTCAGATGGCCCGCCACGGGCGGGCTTTGCGGCGCAGGCTGGAAACCCTGGCCTAG
- a CDS encoding mechanosensitive ion channel family protein — translation MNPRFRSRFPSWWLSPLLALWLAVPALAADEIKPLEPIDTSSPRTTLRGFLEFMEEAYAKGDGLVNDYLASSRLYLSPAEVAIIAKARYDLLSAERALDLSQVPPAMLDEAGRRLTLQLKEVLDRIELPPWEAIPDAQAMAAAEFKRWTIPGTEIRLVRMETGPRAGEYLFGPETVQRIPDFYAKVKQLPYRSGIHGGLYDFVYYRPTGVVLALRAIVPPRWILGVPGWAMASFLDQPVWRWIGIVGVFGFGFALAVLSFRLSQRWVGRTGAAERWTELLRPLSLVLIIPVAVLVLTQMLRISGEVNAVLTLSLWSVFYLALTWLVWVAGGALAESLIESERLITSSIDSQLIRLVLRLVTLVLAVVILVVGGDRVGVPAYSVVAGLGVGGLAVALAAQQTLANLLGSFIIMFEKPFAIGHWIKVGDIEGVVENVGFRSTRIRTFYDSLVSIPSSELVNSTVDNMELRQYRQVKTTLGLTYDTPPAKLGAFVAGVELILRADPDTRKDNIQVAFNDFGASSLDILLNFLIRVSSRREELAVRQRILLEILQLAETSGVGFAFPTQTLHIESLPQGKLA, via the coding sequence ATGAATCCAAGGTTCCGTTCCCGTTTCCCGTCCTGGTGGTTATCCCCGTTGCTGGCGCTTTGGCTCGCGGTGCCCGCGCTGGCCGCCGACGAAATCAAGCCGCTCGAACCCATCGACACCTCCAGCCCCAGGACCACCCTGCGGGGTTTCCTCGAATTCATGGAGGAAGCCTATGCCAAGGGCGATGGTTTGGTGAACGACTATCTGGCCTCGTCGCGGCTCTACCTGTCCCCGGCCGAGGTCGCGATCATCGCCAAGGCCCGCTACGACTTGCTGTCCGCCGAGCGGGCGCTGGACTTGAGCCAGGTGCCGCCCGCCATGTTGGACGAGGCGGGGCGGCGGCTGACCTTGCAATTGAAGGAGGTGCTGGACCGCATCGAACTACCGCCGTGGGAGGCCATTCCCGACGCCCAGGCGATGGCCGCCGCCGAGTTCAAGCGCTGGACGATTCCCGGCACCGAAATCCGCCTCGTGCGGATGGAAACCGGGCCGCGGGCGGGCGAATATCTGTTCGGCCCGGAAACCGTGCAGCGCATCCCCGATTTCTACGCCAAGGTCAAGCAACTGCCGTATCGCTCCGGCATCCATGGCGGTTTGTATGATTTCGTCTACTACCGGCCCACCGGCGTGGTCTTGGCGCTACGCGCCATCGTGCCGCCGCGCTGGATACTCGGGGTGCCGGGCTGGGCCATGGCCAGTTTCCTGGACCAGCCGGTGTGGCGCTGGATCGGCATCGTGGGGGTGTTCGGGTTTGGCTTCGCCCTGGCGGTGCTGAGCTTCCGCTTGAGCCAGCGTTGGGTGGGCCGGACCGGGGCCGCCGAACGCTGGACCGAGTTGCTGAGGCCGCTCAGCCTGGTGTTGATCATCCCGGTCGCGGTGCTGGTGCTGACCCAGATGCTGCGTATCTCGGGCGAGGTCAACGCGGTGCTGACCTTGTCGCTGTGGAGCGTGTTCTATCTGGCCCTGACCTGGTTGGTGTGGGTGGCGGGCGGCGCCTTGGCGGAAAGCTTGATCGAATCCGAGCGGCTCATCACCAGCAGCATCGACAGCCAGTTGATCCGGCTGGTGTTGCGCTTGGTGACTTTGGTGCTGGCGGTGGTGATCCTGGTGGTGGGCGGGGACCGGGTGGGCGTGCCGGCCTATTCGGTGGTGGCGGGCTTGGGCGTGGGCGGTTTGGCGGTGGCCCTGGCGGCGCAGCAGACCCTGGCCAATTTGCTGGGATCGTTCATCATCATGTTCGAGAAGCCCTTCGCCATCGGCCATTGGATCAAGGTGGGCGATATCGAGGGCGTGGTCGAGAACGTCGGTTTCCGCAGCACCCGCATCCGCACCTTCTACGACTCCTTGGTGAGCATCCCCAGCAGCGAGTTGGTGAACAGCACCGTGGACAATATGGAGCTACGCCAATACCGCCAGGTCAAAACCACCTTGGGCCTGACCTACGATACCCCGCCCGCCAAGCTCGGGGCCTTCGTCGCGGGCGTGGAACTCATCCTCCGGGCCGACCCCGACACCCGCAAGGACAATATCCAGGTGGCGTTCAACGACTTCGGGGCCAGCAGCCTGGATATCCTGTTGAATTTCCTGATCCGGGTTTCGAGCCGGCGGGAAGAATTGGCGGTCCGGCAGCGGATTCTGCTGGAGATTTTGCAACTGGCCGAGACTTCCGGCGTCGGCTTCGCCTTCCCGACCCAGACCTTGCATATCGAGAGCCTGCCGCAGGGCAAGTTGGCTTGA
- a CDS encoding DUF2950 domain-containing protein: MIPPMIPAHSSTNTLSEDHAMHRKLRTALFATLALIPLAAHPAPDSPAVPSFPTPDAAAQSLLQAARSSDPKGLDALFGAEGAALLSSGDPAEDQRNREAFVAKATARLATEAAGPDQATLYAGEDHWPFPIPLVKTADGWRFDAVQGREEIINRRIGRNELYALGVVSAYVEAQFEYANSDHDSETVAEYAQKLASAPGQHDGLFWEEEPGRPPSPMGPLVAEARAEGYGKGAGQSVPYHGYYYRILTRQGPDAPGGKYDYIINGNMIAGFGLVAFPAEYGQSGVMSFIVNHQGKIYQKDLGPKTAELAQAIKEYNPGPGWELVATGE, encoded by the coding sequence ATGATCCCTCCCATGATCCCGGCCCATTCCAGCACGAACACCCTATCCGAGGACCACGCCATGCACCGCAAGCTCCGCACCGCTCTGTTCGCGACCCTGGCCCTGATTCCGCTCGCCGCCCATCCCGCCCCGGACAGCCCGGCGGTGCCAAGCTTCCCCACCCCCGACGCGGCGGCCCAGTCCTTGCTGCAAGCCGCCCGTTCCAGCGATCCCAAGGGCTTGGACGCCTTGTTCGGTGCCGAAGGCGCGGCCTTGCTGTCTTCGGGCGATCCGGCGGAGGATCAACGCAACCGCGAGGCTTTCGTCGCCAAGGCCACGGCCCGGCTGGCCACGGAAGCCGCCGGGCCGGATCAAGCCACCCTTTACGCGGGCGAGGACCATTGGCCCTTCCCCATCCCCTTGGTGAAAACCGCCGATGGCTGGCGGTTCGACGCCGTCCAGGGCCGGGAGGAAATCATCAACCGCCGCATCGGCCGCAACGAGTTGTACGCCCTGGGCGTGGTCAGCGCCTATGTGGAAGCCCAGTTCGAGTACGCCAATAGCGACCACGACAGCGAAACGGTGGCCGAATATGCCCAGAAACTGGCCAGCGCCCCCGGCCAGCACGACGGGCTGTTCTGGGAAGAAGAGCCTGGCCGCCCGCCCAGCCCGATGGGACCGCTGGTGGCCGAGGCCCGCGCCGAAGGCTACGGCAAGGGCGCGGGGCAATCCGTGCCCTACCATGGCTATTACTACCGCATCCTGACCCGCCAAGGCCCGGACGCGCCCGGCGGCAAATACGATTACATCATCAACGGCAATATGATCGCCGGTTTCGGACTGGTGGCTTTTCCCGCCGAGTACGGCCAATCCGGCGTCATGAGCTTCATCGTCAACCACCAGGGCAAGATCTACCAGAAAGACCTTGGTCCCAAGACGGCGGAGCTGGCCCAGGCCATCAAGGAATACAACCCCGGCCCCGGCTGGGAGCTGGTGGCGACCGGCGAATGA
- a CDS encoding DUF3300 domain-containing protein, whose product MTASKPSIGDRSDLYRAMLIALALSPTGCGGEDRTAGAKPPAQTPPAQAAANPPPAAAQPVAAPTQPPPPAAPVQALSDLESLVAPIALYPDPLLAEMLVAATYPLEVVQAARWLEAKPNPASLKDKTWDASIQRLVEVPQVLKMMNDHLDWTTRLGDTFLAQPEALMNAVQDLRRRARAAGFLKDTPEQKVTVKTEAAGPAAAPAAGTPQAQPAVVKKEVVYIEPAKPDTLYVPQYNPQQAYSAPLAPPPVSAAAPATVVNNYYPSAVPATTTTTTTTASSADPWLTFGAGALVGGLLTWGIMEWSHNDDYWHGGYYGGYYPPVSHYYGGTVCRNGTCWNSGGGYDRGNVNYNKNVNISGNEINIDRSRSISQDQLANWKQEREGWTPDARHRRGQQYPAAARERWGDIQQPGLAGDRLGAAQTLPANVRGFGQGATRPASLPAGQRPSVEQVRQRLGQDTQLEQKFGAKPAQPNRPAAVVDIPKRLDQGNRPNAWEGLADTGNGRQTRAEERRGAASREKTQTKAGERPRREQAERQPTQATAGPARNKLQERRAEPAQRPAQGPAGQRDFSQFRDNQKRAEAARPNAFEGARDNARMQDFSKRGAASRQNLAAAGGGAQGGGGRNFQGGGGGGGRFQGGGEGGGLKGRR is encoded by the coding sequence ATGACTGCATCCAAACCTTCGATAGGGGACCGTTCCGATCTCTACCGGGCCATGCTCATCGCCCTGGCCCTGTCACCGACCGGATGCGGCGGGGAAGACCGGACGGCGGGTGCCAAACCACCGGCCCAGACGCCTCCCGCCCAGGCGGCGGCCAATCCGCCGCCGGCCGCGGCCCAGCCCGTCGCGGCTCCGACCCAGCCACCGCCGCCCGCCGCCCCGGTCCAAGCGCTGTCGGATTTGGAATCCCTGGTGGCCCCCATCGCGCTCTATCCCGATCCCTTGCTGGCGGAAATGCTGGTCGCCGCCACCTATCCCTTGGAAGTGGTGCAAGCGGCCCGCTGGTTGGAGGCCAAGCCCAACCCCGCGAGCCTCAAGGATAAAACTTGGGACGCCAGCATCCAGCGCCTGGTCGAGGTGCCGCAAGTCCTCAAGATGATGAACGACCATCTGGACTGGACCACCCGCCTGGGCGATACCTTCCTGGCCCAGCCGGAAGCCTTGATGAACGCGGTCCAGGATTTGCGCCGCAGGGCGCGGGCGGCGGGCTTCCTCAAGGACACGCCGGAGCAGAAGGTCACGGTGAAGACCGAGGCGGCGGGTCCCGCCGCCGCGCCCGCTGCCGGGACGCCCCAGGCCCAACCGGCGGTGGTGAAGAAAGAGGTGGTCTACATCGAACCGGCCAAGCCCGACACGCTCTACGTGCCCCAGTACAACCCGCAGCAAGCCTATTCCGCCCCGCTGGCCCCGCCGCCCGTCAGCGCCGCCGCGCCCGCCACGGTGGTCAACAACTATTACCCCAGCGCCGTGCCCGCCACCACGACGACGACCACCACCACGGCCTCTAGCGCCGATCCGTGGTTGACTTTCGGGGCGGGGGCCTTGGTCGGTGGCTTGCTGACCTGGGGCATCATGGAATGGTCCCACAACGACGACTATTGGCATGGCGGCTATTACGGCGGTTATTACCCGCCGGTCAGCCACTATTACGGCGGGACGGTTTGCCGCAACGGCACTTGCTGGAACAGCGGCGGCGGCTACGACCGGGGCAACGTCAACTACAACAAGAACGTCAATATCTCCGGCAACGAGATCAATATCGACCGCAGCCGCAGCATCAGCCAGGACCAATTGGCGAACTGGAAACAAGAACGCGAAGGCTGGACCCCCGACGCCCGCCACCGCCGCGGCCAGCAATATCCCGCCGCCGCCCGCGAGCGCTGGGGCGATATCCAGCAACCGGGCCTGGCCGGGGACCGCCTGGGCGCGGCGCAGACCTTGCCCGCCAATGTCCGGGGATTCGGGCAGGGCGCGACCCGCCCGGCCAGCCTGCCCGCAGGGCAACGTCCCTCCGTGGAGCAAGTCCGCCAACGCCTGGGCCAGGATACCCAGTTGGAGCAGAAGTTCGGGGCCAAGCCGGCCCAACCCAACCGCCCGGCGGCGGTCGTCGATATCCCGAAGCGGCTGGACCAGGGCAACCGGCCCAACGCCTGGGAAGGTCTGGCCGACACCGGCAACGGGCGGCAGACGCGGGCGGAAGAACGCCGCGGCGCGGCCAGCCGGGAGAAAACCCAGACCAAGGCAGGCGAACGGCCCCGGCGGGAGCAGGCGGAACGGCAGCCGACCCAGGCCACTGCGGGACCGGCCCGCAACAAGCTCCAGGAGCGGCGGGCCGAACCCGCCCAGCGGCCCGCCCAGGGACCGGCGGGCCAGCGTGATTTCAGCCAGTTCCGCGACAACCAGAAACGCGCCGAAGCCGCCCGGCCCAACGCCTTCGAGGGTGCCCGCGACAACGCCCGGATGCAGGATTTCTCCAAGCGCGGCGCGGCCAGCCGCCAGAATCTCGCCGCCGCGGGCGGTGGGGCGCAAGGCGGCGGTGGGCGTAATTTCCAGGGCGGGGGCGGTGGAGGAGGCCGGTTCCAAGGCGGTGGCGAGGGCGGTGGACTCAAAGGGAGGCGCTGA
- a CDS encoding TIGR00730 family Rossman fold protein → MTHTLPPCADPGRSLSLLGKVEGAEKLLLSGPRDRAADLESAVTFFLEFLRGFESFDLEAPCVTVFGSARFPEEHPYYALARATGRALAEAGYAVMTGGGPGIMEAANRGAKEAGGLSIGCNIKLPREQQPNAYLDKFIEFEHFFIRKLMLVKYSRAFVILPGGFGTLDEAFEVITLIQTGKLEAFPVVFMAREFWGGLGDFARDILLGHGCVDAEETYFLHGVDYPEDTVRIIRAAEAALG, encoded by the coding sequence ATGACCCACACCCTCCCGCCCTGCGCCGATCCGGGCCGCTCGCTCTCCTTGCTGGGCAAGGTCGAAGGCGCCGAAAAACTGCTGCTCTCCGGCCCCCGCGACCGCGCCGCCGACCTCGAAAGCGCCGTCACCTTTTTCCTGGAGTTCCTGCGCGGTTTCGAGAGCTTCGACCTCGAAGCCCCCTGCGTCACGGTGTTCGGCTCGGCCCGCTTCCCCGAGGAGCATCCCTACTACGCCCTGGCGCGGGCCACCGGACGCGCCCTGGCCGAAGCCGGTTACGCCGTGATGACCGGCGGCGGCCCCGGCATCATGGAAGCCGCCAACCGCGGCGCCAAGGAAGCGGGTGGCCTGAGCATCGGTTGCAACATCAAACTGCCCCGCGAGCAACAACCCAACGCCTATCTCGACAAATTCATCGAGTTCGAGCATTTCTTCATCCGCAAGCTGATGTTGGTGAAATACTCGCGGGCCTTCGTGATCCTGCCCGGCGGTTTCGGCACCCTGGACGAAGCGTTCGAGGTCATCACACTGATCCAGACCGGCAAGCTGGAAGCCTTCCCGGTGGTGTTCATGGCGCGGGAATTCTGGGGCGGGCTGGGCGACTTCGCCCGCGACATCCTGCTGGGGCACGGCTGCGTCGATGCGGAGGAAACCTATTTCCTGCATGGCGTCGATTACCCCGAGGACACCGTGCGCATCATCCGGGCGGCGGAAGCCGCGCTGGGCTGA
- a CDS encoding Kdo hydroxylase family protein, with translation MTPSLIRECPIDTWETAPDGQNWTECLETGQVLYLPRLAFAVGEAERRFLAEGWTDGKAKNISLRGTELRGAVGAPDAVAALQTMLARFSDGAERLVHGLFPGYRPYLRRGFASYRTVRAEGRATSWRKDDSRLHVDSFPSNPTGGKRLLRVFANINPEGKPRVWRVGEPFEPYARKFLPLTRRPWPGSAWALERLGLTKSRRSEYDHLMGQLHDLGKADLDYQAQVPQETFAFPPGSAWIVYSDQVLHAVLSGQFMLEQTFYLDVEHQARPETAPLKVLERLTGRRLVS, from the coding sequence ATGACACCGAGCCTCATCCGCGAATGCCCCATCGACACCTGGGAAACCGCGCCGGACGGACAGAACTGGACCGAATGCTTGGAAACCGGGCAAGTGCTTTATCTGCCCCGGCTGGCATTCGCGGTCGGGGAGGCCGAGCGGCGCTTCCTCGCCGAAGGCTGGACCGACGGCAAGGCCAAGAACATCAGCCTGCGCGGGACCGAATTGCGCGGCGCGGTCGGCGCGCCGGACGCGGTCGCGGCGCTGCAAACGATGCTGGCCCGCTTTTCCGACGGGGCGGAACGCTTGGTCCACGGCTTGTTTCCCGGATACCGGCCCTACCTGCGGCGCGGTTTCGCCTCCTACCGCACGGTGCGGGCGGAAGGGCGCGCAACCAGTTGGCGCAAGGACGATTCCCGCCTGCATGTGGATTCCTTCCCCTCGAATCCCACCGGCGGCAAGCGCTTGTTGCGGGTGTTCGCCAATATCAATCCCGAAGGGAAACCCAGGGTCTGGCGGGTCGGCGAACCGTTCGAGCCGTATGCCCGGAAATTCCTGCCCCTGACCCGCCGCCCCTGGCCGGGATCGGCCTGGGCCTTGGAACGGCTGGGCCTCACCAAATCCCGCCGCAGCGAATACGATCACCTCATGGGCCAGTTGCACGATCTCGGGAAGGCCGACCTGGATTACCAAGCCCAGGTGCCGCAAGAGACCTTCGCCTTCCCGCCGGGCAGCGCCTGGATCGTCTATTCCGACCAAGTGCTGCACGCGGTCCTATCCGGCCAGTTCATGCTGGAACAGACCTTTTATCTGGATGTGGAACACCAAGCCCGCCCGGAAACCGCCCCGCTCAAGGTGCTGGAACGGCTGACGGGGCGGCGGCTGGTGTCCTGA